From the Solanum lycopersicum chromosome 10, SLM_r2.1 genome, one window contains:
- the LOC138338702 gene encoding uncharacterized protein, with protein MEVREHKDFEVSKARNDDISEVGDNANVSEVENCNVFKTVNNDEFEARDGDVSEAGDDRYDDVSELEMTEMAMYPKLEMEEMSVNLKLKICCFSPAGAAVIPAMREKKREGRSEREGEGVQAGREKGGGATGEGERDGCQRLLALGDWWLEKKRERGRGRGREETVRGRKHRRERVRRGTRGEGRRRGERRRKEWREKGKKKKRRGRRRVGGRAEEIGRGGKQERGEEEDEGGERGRAHRRLWLLPKRMGRKRDGGWRLERGWGVATSCVLRKNWRGEGSG; from the exons ATGGAAGTTAGAGAGCATAAAGATTTTGAGGTATCCAAAGCTAGAAATGATGATATATCCGAAGTTGGTGATAATGCCAATGTATCCGAAGTCGAAAATTGTAATGTATTTAAAACTGTAAATAATGATGAATTTGAAGCTAGAGATGGTGATGTATCCGAAGCTGGAGATGACAGATATGACGATGTGTCCGAGCTAGAGATGACGGAGATGGCGATGTATCCGAAGCTAGAGATGGAGGAGATGTCGGTGAATCTGAAGCTTAAGATATG CTGTTTCTCGCCGGCTGGAGCTGCTGTTATACCTGCAatgagagaaaagaagagggaGGGAAGATCGGAGAGGGAAGGAGAGGGGGTTCAGGCAGGGAGAGAGAAGGGAGGAGGAGCGACGGGAGAAGGGGAGAGGGACGGCTGCCAGCGGCTGCTGGCTCTAGGTGACTGGTggctggaaaaaaaaagagaaaggggAAGAGGAAGGGGAAGAGAAGAGACGGTAAGGGGGAGGAAGCATAGGAGAGAAAGAGTGAGAAGGGGGACGAGGGGAGAGGGGAGAAGAAGAGGAGAGAGGCGGCGGAAAGAGTGGAGggagaagggaaaaaaaaagaagagaagagggAGGCGGAGAGTGGGAGGAAGGGCAGAGGAGATAGGAAGAGGGGGAAAACAGGAGAGGGGAGAAGAGGAAGACGAAGgaggagagagagggagagCTCACCGCCGATTGTGGCTTTTGCCGAAAAGAATGGGGAGAAAGAGAGATGGAGGTTGGCGGCTTGAGAGAGGGTGGGGCGTCGCCACCTCTTGCGTTCTCCGGAAAAATTGGAGAGGAGAGGGGAGCGGCTGA
- the LOC101266170 gene encoding cell number regulator 6-like, whose translation MATGTYVRLTKDQESSLQNITPGELNQPIDVQKQSCAKCEHCGQNLPPSYEPPADEDWATGIFGCTEDVDSCLVGLFCPCVLFGRHMETLNDEISSRGACVGHLVCIEGGIALAALTAAFHGIDPDTACLITEGLLFSWWVCGIYTGMARQMLQRKYHLKDSPCDPCMVHCCLHWCAMCQEHREMKLHLSCNDNPTTTLVDPPPLQEMTTTTENNDDQVVADSSGKEIVPYEDLDIESP comes from the exons ATGGCAACGGGGACTTATGTTCGATTAACAAAGGATCAAGAATCTTCATTGCAAAATATTACTCCTGGCGAGCTTAATCAACCTATTGATGTCCAAAAG CAATCATGTGCTAAATGTGAACATTGTGGGCAAAATCTACCTCCATCATATGAACCTCCTGCTGATGAAGATTGGGCAACTGGAATATTTGGGTGTACAGAAGATGTTGATAGTT GTTTGGTTGGGCTATTTTGCCCTTGTGTTTTGTTTGGACGACACATGGAGACGTTGAATGATGAAATATCAAGCAGAGGAGCTTGTGTTGGTCATTTGGTGTGCATTGAAGGTGGCATTGCTCTTGCTGCACTTACTGCAGCATTTCATGGCATTGATCCTGATACTGCATGCCTTATTACTGAAGGTCTTCTCTTCTCTTGGTGGGTTTGTGGTATCTATACTGGCATGGCGAGACAAATGTTGCAACGAAAATATCATCTTAAG GATTCACCATGTGATCCATGTATGGTACATTGTTGTTTACATTGGTGTGCAATGTGTCAAGAACACAGAGAGATGAAGCTTCATTTATCATGTAATGATAATCCAACAACAACACTTGTAGATCCACCTCCACTTCAAGAAATGACCACTACAACTGAAAATAATGATGATCAGGTTGTAGCTGATTCTTCTGGCAAAGAAATTGTACCATATGAAGATTTGGATATAGAATCCCCCTAA